A window from Culex pipiens pallens isolate TS chromosome 3, TS_CPP_V2, whole genome shotgun sequence encodes these proteins:
- the LOC120414348 gene encoding supporter of activation of yellow protein, whose product MVDSCPLVGAENVHGSTNGGVNYRSSTDHQLEVLKMNSAGTLDVEEKSSPVIFEEVTDHQQQPDNDDQDEEVILLSEEEEEDEDDGEVQGNGGHEGENGTSVIVANCQAKVPQQVERDDDLEIIEISSTPPPAEVESKQVEPEATAGKNEASNKIVNNNDSTTIVKHKFVDGKTANNNVVAVVQQNCVGRQKQQESPKEDNHVPSKPGVMGLSEENRKVEPLKINLNREPIRTIIKLPPSSAADPPSSPKITIKPLKPPPAEVVPAPPPTNSIPKLTIKPIVNPDDPTAAPTNLVEQMHIIPKVHIKNPSGDSSGGTDEPHIVHKITIRGVNNAGSSASLNDSSNSTNLANSGSPPLIPKLTIKKDNHNHHSSHQHHPHYHAHLNNRLVVAKEDDSSSSSSSNPPAIPKLHIKAKPEPTVVPNSSASVPSCPVLTSSEGVKLTIKPIPEPPLPKLTIKTSSLDSNDASLVSSTSSSFSPKLITPPLVSSPNDQHSSISSTIPKLTIKPIPKPPPAIPRNPSEVPIPKLTIKPMPPKPTTATSEDSCSSETSINSLESSPISSSSSSVINSPSAIPKLTIKVPKEGSDSVVTSLPQLTACTTTPTVAIPVVTKINIKPIPPQEQNSAPKEPVAEAQPETVPKMIIKTLPPKSLPNAAEQQQQLPKITVKPIPKPDLPPTQPTEPSPSSNSSVHQPLEVATTTNSKTLDSGCDSPRIILKINKGSSCTSTIPAVTPEKNEIVKVNELKRTKPAENSVEHKIDKVGDVPELKKIKLALNHVPPKAVAAAPSVESDVIVIDDDSKSETAEDPLEGTNDNVPAQPEPKPAVEVPKQPEPEETPEVVENKQKEKRPRWPRPPTPGLDPDRPRRAAALQAIPASILLRRNHSSSSSTTHTSTPTPTPAAPTPSPPVPEPVSVPAAAPPAATSITSVLLIENDEGSSSDCMIIDDPLTLAEKNGTSSNSNSSSFSAPSSATTLVTPATPATVSSVSQIVLPPKVRMSTRSSGGKDAVTQKAADKDSGLDEGKPDLEDAPTPAKRARGRPKKIVPLRKNSEDGSPEDGVVEANGSVSSDGGAKEVRVSPRVLLKALTPSRLDDKLNSSRAKPTPVESADEDEDDDDDDDDDDSSVSSAKDPLSGAEAKSRDSIVEVVTPRPRGRGRGRGRGRGRGRFTDAIKSASVLPSNSDEPMRDLTFSAPPVRRGRGRGSRGGRGGRGRGGRGRGRSNSVSPTKRGSPGKEFNAFLSPDGKRRQHLRDPLATPLSSLQLFEEDTRMSGDFNFTTPMRMVSGGCYNDESQSSFLSSASVTQDNNGSVQTILTTHSARKPKAKMEVGDVNGQVEFTAGMLAEYEWPQPTAGNSRAPSDTYMIQEQIAEYLDVKSFKRKYPDLMRRPVDMEERNYIMEQGLASEKMCDLGLTAVYASEVLDIMCNDYPDKYEEYKRFQREKHYMDRQKYLRTAAAAAAAEGVDRSQLQKDRAIESASSWNAMMNKERRDTRRSCMDLQTYVVQVPRIQQVPQVKPTSQVGHYPVALVPGQFSEYYHTYSPEELACYPINTALLDPQQLKEILRSDRYQKLLAEVASASDSDGGSSSDGSSSDSDLSDDDSSSDSDDSSSSGDSEDSDVQQKSATPLRKPAASSNHNTRLRGPLPKTPAATKPTVTKSQAPNPHLCAVCSGPQNKNKFSKPERFIRCNVCRRRAHPSCIDMSGKMFKRAQEYAWQCSDCKACEKCNRRATAEPVVVAASTTRLRMVFCDQCDRGYHLPCIGLRNVPDGRWHCSVCCICNRCGARNPEGHPNPYLTPQQRDHLAMMANWTHEYTTNELTRLREHAITLCVPCVRLRKQQEEDRQKRLQGGLATAGSGESGSSSNNNNNNNSTSVKVVEATVATTTDMATPAIRPPSVGPSPSKPVAKG is encoded by the exons ATGGTCGATTCTTGTCCGCTGGTTGGTGCTGAGAATGTTCACGGATCAACCAACGGCGGCGTCAACTACAGAAGTAGCACCGACCACCAGCTGGAAGTGTTAAAGATGAACAGTGCAGGCACGCTGGATGTGGAGGAAAAGTCATCGCCGGTGATCTTTGAGGAAGTTACGGATCATCAACAGCAGCCGGACAACGACGACCAGGACGAGGAGGTGATTCTGTTGtctgaggaggaggaggaggacgaggaTGATGGGGAAGTGCAGGGGAATGGAGGTCATGAGGGGGAGAACGGAACCAGTGTGATTGTGGCCAATTGCCAGGCCAAGGTGCCGCAGCAAGTTGAGCGGGATGATGATCTGGAGATAATCGAGATCTCGTCGACACCGCCACCAGCGGAGGTAGAATCTAAGCAGGTTGAGCCGGAAGCGACGGCCGGGAAGAACGAGGCTagtaataaaattgtaaataataaCGATAGTACTACGATAGTGAAGCACAAATTTGTGGACGGGAAAACTGCCAATAACAACGTTGTCGCCGTCGTTCAGCAGAATTGTGTAGGTCGGCAAAAGCAACAGGAATCTCCAAAGGAGGACAATCACGTCCCTTCCAAGCCGGGAGTTATGGGTCTTTCCGAAGAAAACCGGAAGGTTGAGCCGCTGAAGATCAACCTGAACCGAGAGCCAATCAGGACGATAATAAAACTGCCACCGAGTTCGGCCGCTGATCCGCCGAGCTCGCCGAAGATCACGATCAAGCCTCTGAAGCCACCGCCCGCGGAGGTCGTCCCTGCGCCTCCTCCCACGAACAGCATTCCCAAGCTTACGATTAAACCTATCGTGAATCCGGACGACCCTACCGCCGCTCCAACAAACTTGGTCGAGCAAATGCACATCATTCCAAAGGTGCATATCAAGAACCCTTCCGGGGACAGTTCTGGCGGCACGGACGAGCCCCACATTGTGCACAAGATTACGATTCGTGGCGTAAATAATGCCGGTAGCTCTGCGTCGCTGAACGACTCTTCAAATTCCACCAACTTGGCCAATTCAGGGTCCCCGCCGTTGATCCCCAAGCTGACGATTAAGAAGGATAACCACAATCATCACAGCAGTCACCAGCACCATCCGCATTATCATGCGCACCTCAATAACCGATTAGTGGTGGCCAAGGAAGACGACtcttcatcgtcgtcgtcgtcgaatcCTCCGGCGATTCCGAAACTGCACATCAAAGCAAAACCCGAACCGACCGTGGTGCCAAACAGCAGTGCTAGCGTCCCGAGCTGTCCCGTACTGACAAGTTCGGAGGGGGTCAAGCTGACCATCAAGCCTATCCCCGAACCTCCCCTTCCAAAACTCACCATCAAGACGAGCTCGCTAGACTCGAACGATGCCTCGTTGGTGTCCTCCACCAGCAGCAGCTTCTCGCCCAAATTAATCACTCCTCCGCTGGTTTCGTCCCCGAACGATCAACACTCCAGCATAAGCTCGACAATTCCGAAGCTGACGATCAAACCGATCCCAAAACCACCGCCGGCCATTCCACGCAACCCCTCGGAGGTTCCCATCCCGAAGCTGACCATCAAACCGATGCCTCCGAAGCCGACGACCGCCACCTCGGAGGACAGTTGCTCAAGTGAAACCAGTATTAACTCGCTCGAATCGTCCCCCATTTCGTCCTCGTCGTCATCGGTCATCAACTCACCCTCCGCGATCCCCAAGCTGACGATCAAAGTGCCCAAGGAAGGCTCGGACTCGGTTGTAACTTCGCTGCCCCAGCTGACGGCCTGCACAACGACCCCAACGGTGGCGATCCCCGTAGTGACCAAGATCAACATTAAACCGATTCCTCCTCAGGAACAAAACTCCGCACCCAAGGAACCGGTCGCCGAGGCGCAGCCCGAAACCGTTCCCAAGATGATCATCAAAACGCTCCCTCCAAAGAGTCTACCGAACGCCgcagagcaacaacaacaactgccAAAAATCACGGTCAAGCCCATCCCGAAGCCAGATTTACCGCCGACCCAGCCGACGGAACCGTCACCGTCCAGCAACAGCAGTGTTCATCAACCGCTGGAAGTCGCGACCACGACAAACTCAAAGACGCTGGACTCGGGCTGCGATTCGCCGCGAATAATACTGAAGATCAACAAGGGAAGTTCGTGCACTTCGACGATACCGGCGGTCACTCCCGAAAAGAACGAGATCGTCAAGGTCAACGAGTTGAAGCGGACAAAGCCTGCGGAGAACTCGGTGGAACACAAAATCGACAAGGTTGGTGATGTTCCGGAGCTGAAGAAGATCAAGCTGGCGCTGAATCATGTGCCGCCGAAGGCGGTTGCGGCGGCCCCCTCCGTCGAGAGCGATGTAATTGTGATAGATGACGATTCCAAGTCGGAAACGGCGGAAGATCCGCTGGAGGGCACCAACGATAACGTGCCGGCACAGCCGGAGCCCAAACCGGCCGTCGAAGTTCCAAAGCAACCGGAACCGGAAGAGACGCCCGAGGTCGTCGAGAATAAACAGAAAGAGAAACGGCCGAGGTGGCCACGACCACCAACGCCCGGATTGGACCCGGACAGGCCACGCCGGGCGGCCGCACTTCAAGCAATTCCCGCCTCCATCCTACTTCGGAGGAAtcattcgtcgtcgtcgtcgacgacgcaTACCTCGACTCCAACACCAACACCCGCCGCCCCAACTCCTTCCCCACCCGTTCCGGAACCGGTGTCGGTGCCGGCAGCGGCACCCCCAGCTGCCACAAGCATCACCAGCGTCCTCCTGATCGAAAACGACGAAGGGTCCAGCTCTGACTGCATGATCATCGACGATCCGCTCACGCTAGCGGAAAAGAACGGCACCTCAAGCaatagcaacagcagcagcttcaGCGCTCCGTCGAGCGCCACAACCCTGGTCACACCGGCAACGCCAGCTACGGTCAGTTCCGTGTCGCAGATCGTCCTGCCGCCCAAGGTTCGCATGAGCACACGCAGCAGCGGTGGTAAGGACGCGGTCACGCAGAAAGCCGCCGACAAGGACTCCGGTTTGGACGAGGGCAAACCCGATCTGGAGGACGCACCGACACCGGCCAAGCGTGCCCGAGGCCGACCAAAGAAGATCGTTCCTCTGCGGAAGAACTCGGAGGACGGATCGCCCGAAGACGGTGTCGTCGAAGCAAATGGCAGTGTCAGTTCGGATGGAGGTGCCAAAGAGGTTCGGGTGTCCCCGCGGGTACTCCTTAAGGCACTAACGCCGTCCCGGTTGGACGATAAGCTCAACTCTTCGCGAGCAAAGCCGACTCCGGTCGAATCTGCCGACGAGGACgaggatgacgatgatgatgacgacgacgacgattcgTCCGTCTCCTCGGCCAAAGACCCGTTGAGCGGTGCCGAAGCCAAGTCGAGGGATAGCATCGTGGAGGTCGTGACGCCTAG ACCCCGCGGAAGAGGTCGCGGTCGAGGTCGTGGCCGGGGCCGGGGACGGTTCACGGATGCGATCAAAAGCGCCAGCGTTCTGCCGTCCAACTCGG ACGAACCGATGCGGGATTTGACCTTTTCGGCACCACCCGTCCGGAGGGGACGGGGTCGGGGTTCGCGCGGCGGTCGTGGAGGTCGTGGCCGAGGTGGACGGGGACGTGGTCGGTCCAACTCGGTTAGCCCGACGAAGCGGGGCAGTCCCGGGAAGGAGTTCAACGCGTTCCTGTCGCCCGATGGGAAG CGGAGACAGCACCTGCGGGATCCGCTGGCGACGCCCCTCTCGAGCCTGCAGCTGTTCGAGGAGGACACCCGGATGAGCGGCGACTTTAACTTTACCACGCCGATGCGGATGGTGAGCGGTGGCTGCTACAACGACGAATCCCAGAGCTCGTTCCTGAGCAGTGCCAGCGTGACGCAGGACAACAACGGCTCCGTGCAGACCATTTTGACGACGCACAGCGCCCGGAAACCCAAGGCGAAAATGGAGGTCGGGGACGTTAATGG GCAAGTGGAGTTCACGGCGGGGATGTTGGCAGAGTACGAGTGGCCCCAGCCAACGGCTGGGAATTCGAGGGCTCCGAGCGATACTTACATGATTCAGGAGCAGATCGCTGAATATCTAGATGTGAAGAGCTTCAAGCGGAAATATCCGGATTTGATGCGACGGCCGGTGGACATGGAGGAGCGGAACTACATCATGGAGCAGGGTCTGGCGTCGGAGAAGATGTGTGACCTGGGCCTGACCGCGGTGTACGCCTCGGAAGTGCTGGACATTATGTGCAACGATTACCCGGACAAGTACGAAGAGTACAAGCGTTTCCAGCGCGAGAAGCACTATATGGATCGACAAAAGTACCTGCGAACGGCGGCGGCAGCTGCGGCGGCCGAGGGTGTTGACCGGAGCCAGCTGCAGAAGGACCGGGCAATCGAGTCGGCCTCCAGCTGGAACGCCATGATGAACAAGGA ACGAAGGGACACTCGTCGATCGTGTATGGATCTCCAAACTTATGTGGTGCAAGTTCCCCGGATTCAGCAGGTGCCACAGGTCAAACCGACAAGCCAAGTGGGCCACTACCCGGTTGCGCTAGTTCCGGGTCAGTTCTCCGAGTACTATCACACCTACAGTCCAGAGGAGTTGGC ATGCTATCCGATCAACACCGCCCTGCTGGATCCGCAGCAACTGAAGGAGATTCTACGCTCAGATCGATACCAGAAACTGCTGGCTGAGGTCGCGTCGGCGTCCGACAGCGACGGAGGAAGTAGTAGCGATGGTTCCAGCAGTGACAGTGACCTCAGCGACGACGACAGCAGCTCCGATTCGGACGATAGCAGCAGCTCGGGAGATTCTGAG GATTCTGACGTGCAGCAAAAGTCAGCAACGCCTCTGAGGAAACCCGCTGCCAGCAGCAATCACAACACCCGGTTACGAGGCCCCCTGCCAAAGACACCGGCGGCCACGAAACCAACCGTGACCAAGTCGCAAGCGCCCAACCCCCATCTCTGTGCGGTCTGCAGTGGACCCCAAAACAAGAACAAATTCAGCAAACCGGAACGGTTTATTCGGTGTAACGTCTGCCGGCGGAGAG CCCACCCCTCCTGCATCGACATGTCCGGCAAGATGTTTAAGCGGGCCCAGGAGTACGCGTGGCAGTGCAGCGACTGCAAGGCCTGTGAAAAGTGCAACCGAAGGGCGACCGCGGAACCGGTGGTGGTAGCGGCGTCCACAACCAGATTGCGGATGGTATTCTGTGATCAGTGTGACCGGGGCTACCACCTGCCCTGCATTGGACTGCGGAATGTGCCCGATG